One window from the genome of Pedobacter schmidteae encodes:
- a CDS encoding glycoside hydrolase family 95-like protein, whose amino-acid sequence MKKRTLIIYLCVALGSTQIKAQQAIPPPQQKASLLLNVDYKKLVSRADLHYMEPASRSEAGMPVGNGTMGSLVWTSPSQLKMQLNRVDVFGNNSASNNFFQRNTDYCGGMAFADLDFGAAVFQKPDFNQYLSCYNGLASTRGKDIETKVLAWNEQDVMAVQISDKRVAGAAFNASLRMLRMPVTHRGNHTAVSKISIRGQYIVLTQEFKEDNYYCGSAVVMGIEGLPVSAELANEATVRLLANSGQKDFTVYMASAAGFDPAADLTATAIAKLEAAKRLGFDGLYASNKQWWANYWSKSFIRLKSKDKEADFVEQNYTYYLYIMGASSRGAYPTKFNGMLWTTGGDARKWGGAFWGANQSCLYNALFPTNHLELMDPMFGMYTRAYASFEKNAVQQWGSNGIYIPETVGFDGVPELPEDIATEMREIYLKQKPWGQRSQKFIDYAETKQPFLSRWNWKKDTLWVEGKWPMADRGSGPYSPVNHIFSRGAKIAYQYWQKYEYTQDLDWLREKAYPMLRGIAEFYRNYPNVKKENDGKYHIYHVNDNESIWGGHNTVEEISSMMGIFPALIKASELLGTDAEMRPIWKEFIQHLSPLSSSKNYPDIAAQKEFWVGALPPLIKGNGQRKPDGNTMPVWFFDLCNLEADPAMLKVAQATYDGYFPNGINNTVHPYVLSKIPAAGAMLGRADAVKYLIPNQIRRAPKDEVLANRMDLSEGFFTTNIQRLGRAADALHLGLLQAAPASPGTDAIIRVFPAWPKEWDASYTLLARGNFLVTAAIAGGQIEFVELLSQSGTTCKIRNPWPGKATVVYRNGKKEGLKKEDLMVLGTKKGDRLVLVSEGKSPGQFKQLMD is encoded by the coding sequence ATGAAGAAACGCACATTGATCATATACCTGTGTGTGGCCTTGGGCAGCACACAGATAAAGGCGCAGCAGGCCATCCCACCGCCTCAGCAAAAGGCCTCCTTATTGTTAAATGTTGATTATAAAAAACTGGTTTCCAGGGCTGATCTTCATTATATGGAGCCTGCAAGCCGGAGCGAGGCCGGTATGCCTGTAGGTAATGGCACTATGGGTAGCTTAGTATGGACCAGCCCTTCACAATTAAAAATGCAGCTCAATAGGGTGGATGTGTTTGGTAACAATTCGGCATCCAACAACTTTTTTCAACGCAATACCGATTACTGTGGTGGCATGGCCTTTGCCGATCTTGATTTTGGCGCTGCAGTATTCCAGAAACCTGATTTTAATCAGTATCTATCCTGCTATAATGGCTTAGCCAGCACCAGGGGGAAAGATATAGAAACAAAGGTATTGGCCTGGAACGAGCAGGACGTGATGGCAGTTCAGATTAGTGATAAGCGTGTAGCCGGTGCTGCATTTAATGCCAGCCTGCGTATGTTGCGCATGCCGGTCACCCACCGCGGAAACCATACTGCGGTCTCCAAAATCAGCATCCGGGGCCAATACATTGTACTTACCCAGGAGTTTAAAGAGGACAATTATTACTGTGGATCGGCAGTGGTGATGGGAATTGAAGGCTTGCCGGTAAGTGCCGAGCTGGCCAATGAAGCTACCGTAAGGTTACTGGCCAACTCCGGCCAAAAAGATTTTACAGTTTATATGGCCAGTGCAGCCGGTTTTGATCCCGCGGCCGATCTTACTGCAACAGCTATCGCTAAACTGGAAGCCGCAAAAAGGCTTGGTTTCGACGGTCTTTATGCTTCCAATAAACAATGGTGGGCCAATTACTGGTCAAAATCTTTTATCCGCCTCAAAAGCAAGGACAAAGAAGCTGATTTTGTGGAGCAAAATTATACCTATTACCTGTATATAATGGGGGCCAGTTCGCGTGGGGCGTATCCAACCAAGTTCAACGGAATGTTGTGGACTACCGGTGGCGATGCCCGTAAATGGGGCGGGGCCTTTTGGGGTGCCAATCAGAGTTGCTTGTACAATGCACTATTCCCCACCAATCATCTTGAGCTGATGGACCCCATGTTTGGCATGTATACCCGGGCATATGCCTCTTTCGAAAAAAATGCGGTGCAACAATGGGGTAGCAATGGAATTTACATTCCCGAAACGGTTGGCTTTGATGGTGTACCCGAACTTCCTGAGGACATTGCGACAGAAATGCGGGAAATTTATTTAAAACAGAAACCCTGGGGCCAACGCTCGCAAAAATTTATAGACTATGCGGAAACAAAACAGCCCTTTCTAAGTCGCTGGAACTGGAAAAAGGATACCCTTTGGGTAGAAGGAAAATGGCCTATGGCCGATCGCGGGTCGGGCCCTTACAGTCCGGTAAACCATATCTTTTCACGGGGCGCGAAAATTGCCTATCAGTATTGGCAAAAATATGAATATACGCAAGATCTGGACTGGTTACGGGAAAAGGCCTATCCCATGCTAAGGGGTATAGCCGAATTTTACCGCAATTATCCAAATGTTAAAAAGGAAAATGATGGCAAATACCATATTTATCATGTAAATGACAACGAATCTATTTGGGGTGGCCACAACACAGTGGAGGAAATCTCATCCATGATGGGCATTTTTCCTGCACTTATCAAGGCTTCAGAATTGTTGGGTACGGATGCCGAAATGCGCCCCATCTGGAAAGAATTTATTCAGCATCTGTCGCCCTTGTCCAGCAGCAAAAACTATCCTGATATCGCTGCACAAAAGGAATTCTGGGTAGGGGCTTTGCCTCCGCTGATCAAAGGAAATGGTCAACGCAAACCTGATGGCAATACCATGCCTGTATGGTTTTTTGATTTGTGTAACCTGGAAGCCGATCCGGCTATGCTGAAGGTTGCACAGGCCACATACGACGGCTACTTTCCAAATGGTATCAACAATACAGTGCATCCTTACGTGTTGTCCAAAATTCCGGCTGCGGGTGCCATGTTGGGTCGTGCCGATGCGGTTAAATATTTAATCCCCAACCAGATTAGGCGGGCACCTAAAGATGAAGTGCTGGCCAACCGCATGGACCTGAGCGAGGGTTTTTTTACCACCAATATTCAACGTTTGGGCAGGGCAGCCGATGCCTTGCACCTTGGTCTTTTGCAGGCTGCTCCGGCTAGTCCCGGTACCGATGCCATAATCCGGGTATTCCCCGCCTGGCCCAAAGAATGGGATGCCAGTTATACTTTGCTTGCCCGGGGAAATTTCCTGGTTACAGCAGCCATTGCCGGTGGACAAATTGAATTTGTAGAACTCTTGTCGCAATCCGGAACAACCTGCAAAATACGGAACCCATGGCCCGGAAAAGCAACGGTAGTGTATAGAAATGGTAAAAAAGAAGGTTTAAAAAAGGAAGACCTGATGGTACTGGGCACCAAAAAAGGCGACCGCCTGGTTTTGGTATCAGAAGGCAAAAGCCCCGGGCAGTTTAAACAACTAATGGATTGA